One stretch of Tepidibacter hydrothermalis DNA includes these proteins:
- a CDS encoding NADH-dependent [FeFe] hydrogenase, group A6: MQKVTLTIDNVKIEVPKEYTILQAAREIGIDIPTLCYLKDINEIGACRMCLVEIEGARNLQASCVHPVADGMVIKTNTRKIREARKANLELILSDHDRDCLACFRNGNCELQKLSEDLNIKDIEFEGERTVKPIDNLSDSIVRDPNKCILCGRCVAVCSKVQKIGALAFTNRGIETEVAPAFGKSMAEAPCVYCGQCINVCPVAALREKTEIEKVWDVIEDKSKHVLVQTAPAVRAALGEEFGLPIGTRVTGKMVSSLKRLGFDKVFDTNFAADLTIMEEGHELLNRIQNGGTLPMITSCSPGWVRYCEFYYPEIIDNLSTCKSPHQMMGAILKSYYAKINNIDPKDIYVVSVMPCTSKKTESARKEMTVNGLRDVDAVLTTRELGKMIKEARIEFNKLEDGVFDEFFGDYSGAGVIFGATGGVMEAAIRTVADVVTGEDLEEIEYNVVRGIENLKEAEVKIGDMNVKVAVVHGTGAASELLDLVKAGKADYHFIEVMGCSGGCVTGGGQPQVSAKVREEVDLRVERAKALYEEDALMPVRKSHKNESIQKLYADFLGKPNGHMAHELLHTHYEKKEIYPVEEEVCEGKCNSCACESC; the protein is encoded by the coding sequence GTGCAAAAAGTTACTTTAACTATAGATAATGTGAAAATAGAAGTTCCTAAGGAGTATACTATACTTCAAGCTGCTAGAGAAATAGGAATAGATATACCAACGCTTTGCTATTTAAAGGATATAAATGAAATAGGGGCATGTAGAATGTGCTTAGTTGAAATAGAGGGTGCTAGAAATCTTCAGGCTTCGTGTGTTCATCCAGTAGCTGATGGAATGGTAATAAAGACTAATACAAGAAAGATAAGAGAGGCTAGAAAGGCTAATCTTGAATTAATACTTTCTGATCATGATAGAGATTGTTTAGCATGTTTTAGAAATGGAAACTGTGAATTACAAAAACTATCAGAGGACTTAAATATTAAAGATATTGAATTTGAAGGAGAGAGAACGGTAAAACCAATAGATAACTTATCAGATTCAATAGTAAGAGATCCTAATAAGTGTATACTTTGCGGAAGATGTGTTGCTGTATGTTCAAAGGTTCAAAAAATAGGAGCATTAGCATTTACTAATAGAGGTATAGAAACAGAAGTTGCACCTGCATTTGGTAAAAGTATGGCGGAGGCACCATGTGTGTACTGTGGACAATGTATAAATGTATGTCCAGTTGCAGCTCTTAGAGAAAAAACTGAAATAGAAAAAGTATGGGATGTTATAGAAGATAAATCTAAACATGTATTAGTTCAAACTGCACCAGCAGTAAGAGCGGCTTTAGGAGAAGAATTTGGTCTTCCAATAGGAACTAGAGTTACTGGAAAGATGGTATCATCTCTTAAGAGACTAGGATTTGATAAGGTATTTGATACTAACTTTGCAGCAGACCTTACTATAATGGAAGAAGGACACGAGCTTTTAAATAGAATTCAAAATGGTGGAACACTTCCAATGATAACTTCATGTTCTCCAGGATGGGTAAGATATTGTGAATTCTATTATCCTGAAATTATAGATAATTTATCAACTTGTAAGTCACCTCATCAAATGATGGGAGCTATACTTAAGTCTTACTATGCTAAAATTAATAATATAGATCCAAAGGATATATATGTAGTATCTGTAATGCCATGTACATCTAAAAAGACTGAGTCTGCAAGAAAAGAAATGACAGTTAACGGATTAAGAGATGTAGATGCTGTACTTACTACTAGAGAGCTTGGAAAGATGATAAAAGAAGCTAGAATAGAGTTTAACAAATTAGAGGACGGAGTATTCGATGAATTCTTTGGAGATTACTCAGGAGCAGGAGTTATATTCGGAGCTACAGGTGGAGTTATGGAAGCTGCTATTAGAACAGTAGCTGATGTAGTTACTGGTGAAGATTTAGAAGAAATAGAATATAACGTTGTTAGAGGAATAGAAAACTTAAAAGAGGCTGAAGTTAAAATAGGAGATATGAATGTTAAGGTAGCTGTAGTTCATGGAACAGGTGCAGCATCTGAACTTCTTGACTTAGTAAAAGCAGGAAAAGCTGATTATCATTTCATAGAGGTTATGGGATGTTCAGGAGGATGTGTAACTGGTGGAGGACAACCACAAGTTTCAGCTAAGGTAAGAGAAGAAGTAGATTTAAGAGTAGAAAGAGCTAAGGCTTTATATGAGGAAGATGCTCTTATGCCTGTTAGAAAATCTCATAAGAATGAATCAATTCAAAAGTTATATGCTGATTTCTTAGGAAAACCAAACGGACATATGGCTCATGAGTTACTTCATACTCATTATGAAAAGAAAGAAATATATCCAGTTGAAGAAGAAGTTTGTGAGGGAAAATGTAATTCTTGTGCATGTGAGTCTTGCTAA